Proteins from a single region of Archaeoglobus neptunius:
- a CDS encoding MBL fold metallo-hydrolase, which yields MIFDEIVIYRRKYGRGYRPHITIDFEGSEFHIDSSPGKTGWNIVTHAHSDHYGQRNMNNSRAIASEETAKILEADTQKSFGGITFSTGQRLKIDGHKVKTYPTHHMHGSTAFFFAECEVLITGDVKDFSKLPSCRILITEATYSHPSQIFEDEIDRLVEHASDKTVFGAYPIGKAQRVAEILTEKGFDVRAEEKIARICRAVGIECSESGSLIASPRNLPKYGSGYILTAQNFYRWPKITLSDHLDYRGLLEMIHHCNPETVVFYHGKPSKFLMKYLNSEGIGCYTLEDFKN from the coding sequence GTGATATTCGACGAGATTGTAATTTACAGGCGGAAGTACGGAAGAGGTTACAGACCACACATTACTATTGATTTTGAGGGCTCTGAATTCCACATAGACTCATCCCCAGGCAAAACCGGATGGAACATCGTAACCCACGCTCACTCCGACCACTATGGTCAGAGAAACATGAACAATTCTAGGGCAATAGCAAGCGAGGAGACTGCGAAAATTCTTGAGGCAGATACACAGAAATCCTTTGGCGGAATAACGTTCTCAACTGGACAGAGATTGAAAATTGATGGACATAAAGTTAAAACATATCCAACACACCACATGCACGGTTCGACCGCCTTCTTTTTTGCAGAATGCGAAGTTCTGATAACTGGCGATGTCAAGGATTTCTCAAAACTTCCCTCCTGCAGAATTCTTATTACAGAGGCCACCTACAGCCATCCATCACAGATATTCGAGGACGAGATTGACAGGCTGGTAGAGCATGCCTCTGACAAAACTGTTTTTGGAGCATATCCGATTGGAAAAGCCCAGAGAGTTGCGGAAATTCTTACAGAGAAGGGCTTTGATGTTAGGGCAGAAGAGAAGATTGCAAGGATCTGCAGAGCTGTGGGCATTGAGTGCAGTGAAAGCGGTTCTCTGATTGCATCGCCACGTAATCTGCCCAAATACGGTTCAGGGTACATTCTTACTGCTCAGAACTTCTACAGATGGCCGAAAATTACTCTCAGCGATCATCTCGACTACAGAGGGTTGCTTGAAATGATTCACCACTGCAATCCGGAAACGGTTGTGTTTTACCACGGAAAGCCCTCAAAATTCCTTATGAAATACCTGAACTCGGAAGGAATCGGCTGTTACACACTTGAAGACTTTAAAAATTAG